The Elgaria multicarinata webbii isolate HBS135686 ecotype San Diego chromosome 1, rElgMul1.1.pri, whole genome shotgun sequence genome includes the window GTTATATTTACATTTCCACTATTAGGACATAGGCACAGCAAAAGGCACAGCAAAATCCATAACAGGTTTACTTGATGGTAAAAGAAGAAGAGATGAAAAATACAGCAGCAGTCCTGTCCTTCCCAAGCTTGCATAACATATAGCAAAATGCAAAATGTGTGTGCAGCCATCACACATGATAATCTCCATGCAAGTTTCACACCGTTTCCTATAAAGTGCTTTTTGATTAAGAATTATTATATGTGAATCAGACTACAGAGATTTCAGTGGAAGCCATGGGTTGAACTCCTTAGCTAATTATTTAACTAACAGTTTAGCTAACAGTTTGGAAATCAATTCCATTGAAAAATCAGTGaaacttgcttccaaataaatgtgttggGTTTCAACTACTACAGGTTTTTCCACTAAACATATAGCTCTTTTGCTGCTACTTGCAGTGTTTCTAAACCAACACACAAACCTTCTACTTCTCTAATAAGGCATTTAAAAAGTTTtccaatgttttaaaaaactttctaGACAGTTGGAGATTGGGTAGGAGTGATAGCTTATTTTAACCCCAAATAGATGACAAAAAACAGGGCAGAAATATAAATTtctcaaatatttttaaagtagtACGAAaagcccccttttaaagaaaagataGATCCAACTTGTCAGCAAACTGAAATTATGTGAAATATGCATTACAGCTTCTATCTGCTTTATAGATTTAACTGAAGGACGTCTCACAAATAGATGTCTTtgaaagctgctgctgtttttgaaaAAACTCAAACTGAATTTTCAGAGAACGAGTCTATTTAATAAAAGACATGTagttttaaaaagataattttTATACAAAACATCTAGGAAAAAAATTAGAACTCTACAAATGCAACAGAAAAGGAACTCTGCAGCTTAAGGCAGGAAAACCTTTCTCGGAAGTAACAATTCTTTAGCAGAAATAATCATAAGAAGATCTTCATAGCCAGGGCCCAAGTTTCAGCAAAGGGGAGAAGGCTCACATTCCTCACCCTAGATTTATTTTCATAGATACAGAGAATTACTTGTAAACTTTCCAATGTGGAGAGGGGAAAATGAGAGTCTTCCTGGAGCCATACCAAAAACTATCATCTCCAAAGGGGAGTTGGTAGGATATAtgttttatggggtgggggtggagagtgaTTGCAAACCGGGCTCTTATGAAAAGTTTAAGCAAAAAATGTCCTACTAAGGGCCAAGCCAAACAGCATGCAGTCTTCACGGCTCCATAGAGAGGGGAGGGTATGGCAGAatcaaaggggaggggaaaatagtACCCaaatgagggagagagagagaaaatgctttcttttatctaactctctctctctctctctctctctctctcctggttcagacaacacgctaaaccatgctgcttaaccacaaaatggttaagggaatgcattacggttaatgtattcccttaaccattttgtggttaagcagcattgtTGCTGATATActgtgtctcctctctctctctctctctctgtcacacacacacacacacacacacaaactttttaaatagaaatatataattCAATTTACAAATGCTATTTACAATTTTAATTACAAAATGACACCTTTTAATAGTTTATAAAAacctaaagcaaaaaaaaaggttttgttttaattaaaggaGACAGTTTTAAATACTTCAGTTTCTTTCCTTCGTTCTTTTCCTCCCGTGTTTCTCTCAAATTGTCAGAGAAGGTCACAGTTCGGTAGAACAGAACCCCCCACCTCTCAAATTCCAGAGAGCTTCCCCAAAgaacccacacatacacacaagctcCTGAAGTAGGCACATCTGATTTTTGCTTCCTTGTTTGAAATGTCTGAGCTGGCAACCTTGGCACTTCACTACTTCTATCATCCCTTTTCAAACTGTAGTCTCCCCATGTTTGCTGTTAGTTAGCCTGGTATAGAATTTCCTCCAGGAATGAAGGGTTTTCCCCGACCAGATCCAGAAACCTGAGGTGATGCCCACAATGAGTGTCATGAGATACTTGATCATGTAGACGGTGAAGTCAGGGGTCATGCGTGGTGTGTACTGAAGTGGACAGGGAATGGCCAAACTTTTGCAGTTTTGGCTAATCCAGCTCCGTTCCCAGTGCTCACGAAAGGCCTGTTCATAGAAGTAGCAGGCAATAACAATGGTGGCTGGTACTGTGTAGAGGACACTGAAGACCCCAATGCGCACCATGAGGCGCTCCAACTTCTCCGTCTTGGTGCCACCATGTTTCATGATGGTACGGATACGGAAAAGTGATACAAAACCAGCCAGTAGAAAAGATGTGCCAATAAAGAGGTAGACAAAGAGTGGGGCCAAAACAAAGCCTCGAAGTGGATCTATATTGTTGAGCCCCACAAAGCAGACACCACTGAGAAGATCACCATCAATCTGCCCTATAGCCAGTATGGTGATGGTCTTGACCGCTGGCACAGCCCATGCTGCCAAATGGAAGTACTGTGAGTTAGCCTCTATGGCTTCATGGCCCCACTTCATGCCAGCAGCAAGGAACCATGTGAGGGACAAGATGACCCACCAGATGGAACTGGCCATACTGAAGAAGTACAGCATCATGAAAAGTATGGTGCAGCCCTCCTTTTTGGTGCCCTGCACCACTGTACGGTAGCCATCATCTTGGAAACGCTCATTGCACACCACACGTTCCTCCAGCACAAATCCTGCAATGTAGGCCACGGAGACCATGGTGTAACAGCCTGAAAGGAAGATGATGGGCCGTTCTGGGTAGCGGAAGCGCTGCATGTCAACCAGATAGGTGGTGACAGTGAAGAAGGTGGAGGCACAGCATAAAAGAGACCAGATGAGGATCCAGATACGAGCAAAGCGGATCTCCTCCTGATTGAAGAACATGTGTCCATCACCCTTGGTAGGTTCACAAGGAGCAGCACAGTCCTTTTCTTCAAGGAACTTGTAGTTGAGGTAGCTGGGTACCTTGAGGACTCGTGGGCAGTGGAAGGGGTGATCAAGGGTGGCATAGCGTGGTAGGCCGGCAGTACCCTGCCCAGCAATGGGAGTGGAACTTGTAATCAGTGCTGGTGAGCCCCCTTCATCTGAGTGGTTCTGCCCCACACAAATTTGTTCTGCCCCATGGCGGGGAAAGTTCTCACACCGCAGTCGTTCCGGCCACTGGAAGCCAAATTTGTTCATGAGGGCTTCACAACCCTGCCTTGCCCGCTCACAGATGGAACGGCATGGTGGAATGGCCTGCTCCAAGACGGTGCACACAGGGGCATACATAGAacacagaaagaacttgagttcTGGGGAGCATTGGACCTTCACCAGTGGGTAGAACTGGTGGACCTCCAAGCCAGCGTCCTCTTGGCTGGTGTGTCCCAGCAAATTGGGCATGATAGTCTGGTTGTAGGCAATGTCAGTGCACAGTGGAATGGAGATGGGTTGGCAGAAGCCATGATCAGGGATGGAAATGCCCTTCTCCCCGTGGAACTGGGCCCAGCAgggtcccagcagcagcagcagcaacagcagcagcaggcagttgGCCAAGGACACGTGAGCAAGGCTCATGGCGATCCCCCACCCTTCTCTTCTTACTGACACCCAATCGCCTTGTCTCCTTCCCAGGACAAGTTGGGACCTGTCACTCCCTTTGGGACCCTAGTCCTGGCAAAAGTTTTCAAGTTTTTTGGGATCAGCCACGGAGGTCTGGGGAAGGCAAATCCACTCACCCAGCGGGAACTCTTCTTCGCAGCGCGACTCTCCGAGCGCGTTTCGCTTCCCTTTGTGTCTTCCTTCCCCAATTAGTCAGTTTCAAAGGAGGGCCCCCGGGCTGAGTTGAGTTTCGCCCAGCCTTCTCCTCTTACTCCTCCCAACTTAATCAATTCCAGGCcggccccttctctttccccccttcctatcTCCATCAAAGAGACTTTGGCTGCCTAAGCCCCTTCCCAAAATTTCTTCTCGCCCAATCAGATTCAAACCCAGGGACcagccttcctccccctccctttcttccttaGATTGGTCAGCCACCGccgaaggagaagaagaagaacaagaagggggtgagtggggggaacGACTAACGAGTTCACGAATCAGATGCCAAATCGCTCTTTCGCTCCTCCTCACTCCCCGATCACAAGcctgtggctgcttttaaagaGAGATAATTTGCCTTGAGTGATGATTATTCACCTCCAatcataattataattattagcAGGCAGATTACCTTGATTGTGTGGGCAGCAGAACTCCCCACCCCTTTGCAAATTATAGAAGAGAAAGTGTAAAACCCTGCCTCTCCGTTCCCTATGCAAACAATTTCCAGccagaacacacacaaaactgtCTGGAACACAACTAAGTGTTCCCCCAAATGGTTTTGCCTGTGCAAAACTAACCCTCCTGGTCCTATACACTCCActtaacacattattattattatttatttatatagcaccatcataatggtttcaaaagtaATTTCTTGCTCTCCTGTCTTCCCTAGttgcttgtatttttatttttttcatctgGAAGCCATTCCTGCAAATGAGAAGCCCTGCTTCCTAATGCTAGATTGGTGGCAAAACTTCTACAGGTTCATGAGTGGTTGAACTGAAtgcccaaaagctgggaaatcgtTTTTTCAACCAAAATGCCAGCCCCCTTTCAAAGCAAAAGGACCAGCACATGTGTGACAAGTGACGAAGGGCAGGAGCCTATTGGGAGGCATGCACACATGACTATAATCATAAAGCTCTAGGACCTATCAGTCAACAGCCTGAATGTTCAGACCTGAGAGATATTATGCAGAAATCTCACAGGTCCAAGCCCAACTCTAACTCATGAACCACCATcaggttttgccactgatatcATAGGGTTTGCTAGGAAAGTTTTAAAGACATATCCTTGGTGCCCCTCCCCTTTGCTTCACTTCTTCCTCTCTACAAGTATTGCAGCATGGGTGTAAGAGCACAAAGGAGCATGGAGACTCTAGTCTTTATTAGCACTGGAGTTGTAAGAGAAGATTTCCCCATAATTAGagcatttttacattttatatgtCACCTGGAAAACTGGCAGGCTAAAAGTCTGGGGGCAGGGAAGTTGATAGGGCTGGCAATTCGGTTGAGGCCTTGAActcactatcatagaatcatagaatagcagagttggaaggggcctacaaggccatcaagtccaaccccctgctcaatgcaggaatccaccctgaagcatccctgagagatggttgtccagctgcctcttgaaggcctctagtgtgggagagcccacaacctccctaggtaactggttccattgtcgtactgctctaacagtcaggaagcttttcctgatgtccagctggaatctggcttcctttaacttgagcccattattccgtgtcctgcactctggaaggatcgagaagagatcctggccctcctctgtgtgacaaccttttaagtatttgaagagtgctctcaggtctcccctccatcttctccaggctaaacatgcccagttctttcagtctctcttcactaTGTAATGGTGAGATGAGAAAGGCAATCCATACAGTCGCTCCCAAGTGCTCACTCTGGTGCTGTGGAGCCTGTAATTGACCTTGATTTACAGAAGTCCTAtgggcaatgaaacaggctggacaacGGCTAGAGTGCAGGTGGCGTAGGTCTCGGAGCGAGTACAATCAAAGATTAGCAAAGACTCTTCGTTGTGCCTTTTATgcggcagtgaggatggcaaaaaaaaattgatcatcatcatcaattatttTTTACGGTCgtagaccagcaaaatcaatacaaaacatacaaaacatagataaaaagtgacatgaaaacaaaatacagctttgtgaagttccttctctcaggaggattgcaaatTTTTctcctaatttgcattgaggtcataaaaAGCGTAGAtatcctttcagtaatatgggaggacacatcccttaaacaaatgaataccaaagttgtggggctacatccagaaaaggctgttaatgatggaaagattagcttctttctgcattccttttacatgttacaatgcaaaacaaaatatCCAGTGCCACAGGGGTATATCCGTTCATTAGCCGGGATTTTTCCTTCTAGTAGTGCTGATgacaacacattaaagcgagcaagggtaaatgctcttctATATTTTGGAATGGTTAACATATGCAGAtgtgaagctgcagtgagtccatagttattgaaattattatagagcaatggagagcaagatttgttagcagcagttcttaaatgctgtagatctaggtcTATTAATCTTAGAACAACAAGAGATCGGGCCTTCTGAAGCCCATAGTTA containing:
- the FZD2 gene encoding frizzled-2, whose product is MSLAHVSLANCLLLLLLLLLLGPCWAQFHGEKGISIPDHGFCQPISIPLCTDIAYNQTIMPNLLGHTSQEDAGLEVHQFYPLVKVQCSPELKFFLCSMYAPVCTVLEQAIPPCRSICERARQGCEALMNKFGFQWPERLRCENFPRHGAEQICVGQNHSDEGGSPALITSSTPIAGQGTAGLPRYATLDHPFHCPRVLKVPSYLNYKFLEEKDCAAPCEPTKGDGHMFFNQEEIRFARIWILIWSLLCCASTFFTVTTYLVDMQRFRYPERPIIFLSGCYTMVSVAYIAGFVLEERVVCNERFQDDGYRTVVQGTKKEGCTILFMMLYFFSMASSIWWVILSLTWFLAAGMKWGHEAIEANSQYFHLAAWAVPAVKTITILAIGQIDGDLLSGVCFVGLNNIDPLRGFVLAPLFVYLFIGTSFLLAGFVSLFRIRTIMKHGGTKTEKLERLMVRIGVFSVLYTVPATIVIACYFYEQAFREHWERSWISQNCKSLAIPCPLQYTPRMTPDFTVYMIKYLMTLIVGITSGFWIWSGKTLHSWRKFYTRLTNSKHGETTV